The following are encoded together in the Mammaliicoccus vitulinus genome:
- a CDS encoding NAD(P)/FAD-dependent oxidoreductase — protein MKSLVLLGGGYGNMRLMKEILPSILPSDYSITLIDRMPFHGLKTEFYALAAGTKPDKEIRVQFPKDKKINTVYGEITDIDLDNQIVSVGDTRVDYDELVIGLGCEDKYHNVPGAKEHTYSIQTVQSARKTYQAICDLPSNATVGIVGAGLSGIELASELRESRQDITIKLFDRGSRILPAFPEKLSNYVKKWFDKHNVEVVPNSNITKVEPGQLYNNEDVHNVDLVVWTAGIQPVEIVRNLPVDTNDGRRVIVNQYHQIPTYKNVYIVGDCAALPHAPSAYLAEIQADQIAEVMKLQWENKPLPEKMPELKPQGFVGSLGEKQGFAYLMEQTVTGRLARVIKSGVLWLYKYHNG, from the coding sequence ATGAAAAGCTTAGTATTATTAGGGGGCGGATATGGTAATATGCGCTTAATGAAAGAAATACTTCCAAGCATTTTACCTTCCGATTATTCAATTACGCTGATTGATCGTATGCCATTTCATGGTTTAAAAACAGAATTCTACGCATTAGCAGCCGGTACAAAACCAGATAAAGAAATTCGAGTTCAATTTCCTAAAGATAAAAAAATTAATACAGTATATGGGGAAATAACTGATATTGATTTAGATAATCAAATTGTTTCAGTTGGTGACACACGTGTTGATTACGATGAACTTGTAATCGGGTTAGGATGTGAAGATAAATATCACAACGTACCTGGAGCGAAAGAGCACACGTACAGTATTCAAACAGTACAAAGCGCTCGCAAGACTTATCAAGCAATATGTGACTTACCAAGTAACGCTACTGTCGGAATCGTTGGTGCAGGTTTAAGTGGGATAGAATTAGCAAGTGAATTGCGAGAAAGCAGACAAGACATCACGATTAAACTTTTTGATAGAGGTTCTAGAATTTTACCAGCTTTTCCAGAAAAACTAAGTAATTATGTGAAGAAATGGTTTGATAAACACAATGTAGAAGTCGTTCCTAATTCAAATATTACAAAAGTTGAACCTGGACAATTATACAACAACGAAGATGTTCACAATGTAGATTTAGTCGTATGGACTGCAGGGATTCAACCGGTTGAAATCGTGAGAAACCTTCCAGTTGATACTAATGACGGCAGAAGAGTTATCGTAAACCAATATCATCAAATTCCAACATATAAAAATGTATATATTGTAGGTGACTGTGCAGCATTGCCACACGCACCAAGTGCTTATTTAGCAGAAATTCAAGCAGATCAAATTGCTGAAGTTATGAAATTACAGTGGGAAAATAAACCACTACCTGAAAAAATGCCCGAATTAAAACCTCAAGGCTTTGTAGGTTCACTCGGTGAAAAACAAGGTTTCGCTTATTTAATGGAACAAACAGTTACAGGAAGATTAGCGAGAGTCATTAAATCAGGCGTATTATGGCTATATAAATACCATAACGGATAA
- a CDS encoding YuzD family protein translates to MSKASIVIYGADVVCASCVNAPSSKDTYEWLQAILSRKYNLNFEYTYIDIFNQTENLTDHDLQFIERINEDELFYPLVTINDEYVADGYIQLKQITRFIDEHIAVEH, encoded by the coding sequence ATGTCTAAAGCAAGTATCGTAATTTATGGTGCTGATGTAGTATGCGCAAGTTGTGTGAATGCACCTTCATCTAAGGACACATATGAATGGCTACAAGCAATTTTGAGCAGAAAATATAATTTAAATTTTGAATACACATATATCGATATCTTTAATCAAACTGAAAATTTAACAGACCATGATCTTCAATTTATTGAAAGAATTAATGAAGACGAACTATTTTATCCACTTGTCACAATAAATGATGAGTATGTAGCAGATGGATATATTCAATTAAAACAAATTACGAGATTCATTGATGAACATATTGCTGTAGAACATTAG
- a CDS encoding NifU family protein, with amino-acid sequence MATEQQTMFDQVSEVLEKLRPFLLRDGGDCELVDVDDGIVKLRLLGACGTCPSSTITLKAGIERALLEEVPGVVEVEQVF; translated from the coding sequence ATGGCTACCGAACAACAAACAATGTTTGATCAAGTTAGTGAAGTGCTTGAAAAATTAAGACCGTTCTTATTAAGAGATGGCGGCGACTGTGAATTAGTAGATGTTGATGATGGTATCGTTAAATTACGTCTACTTGGTGCATGTGGTACATGCCCTAGTTCTACTATTACTTTAAAAGCCGGTATAGAACGTGCTTTACTAGAAGAAGTACCCGGCGTTGTAGAAGTAGAACAAGTCTTCTAA
- the dltD gene encoding D-alanyl-lipoteichoic acid biosynthesis protein DltD — translation MKIKLLLPLLLSSILFGVFLLIPVEWFTSLSKHDNINKEATSLNDTVLKGVHSQEEMLLSEQYYPIFGSSELEKQDIFHPAYILKEKKAKLKPYLIGTGGSTDLIHAINIGSQAHHLKDKKIAIIISPQWFTDHGLTNDNFSARFSPLQADHLFKNMSLSPQLKDRFARRLVQFKQLKSDPYLNSVIHKENYQYDEGTFMNDFENNIHEKHDALKSIFGQDRTHLDNKPKRHFSHMNWNEMRLYANQYGAKHSRTNKFGMNDKYWSLLQQQRKRYNRDYEFNKQSKEFSDLQLLIDTLKEVKADPLFIVIPANGKWYDHINVDKAKREAVYRKINTMVTSNNMKIYDITDKEYEPYVITDAVHIGWKGWVYINEQMINHINGTCNHKVSRQYH, via the coding sequence ATGAAAATAAAATTATTGTTGCCTTTATTGTTAAGTAGTATATTATTTGGTGTATTTTTATTAATACCAGTTGAATGGTTTACATCTTTATCAAAGCACGACAATATTAATAAAGAAGCAACATCTTTAAACGATACAGTACTAAAGGGTGTACATTCTCAAGAAGAAATGTTGTTAAGTGAGCAATATTATCCGATATTTGGATCGAGTGAATTGGAAAAACAAGATATTTTCCATCCTGCATATATTTTGAAAGAAAAAAAGGCGAAATTGAAGCCATATTTAATAGGAACAGGTGGCTCAACGGATTTAATTCATGCAATTAATATTGGTAGTCAAGCTCATCATCTCAAAGATAAAAAGATAGCTATCATCATTTCACCACAATGGTTTACAGACCATGGATTAACAAATGATAATTTCAGTGCTAGATTTTCACCATTGCAAGCAGATCATTTATTTAAAAATATGTCATTAAGTCCACAGTTGAAAGATAGATTTGCTAGAAGGTTAGTTCAATTTAAACAATTAAAATCAGATCCATATTTGAATTCTGTGATACATAAAGAAAATTATCAGTATGATGAAGGAACATTTATGAATGATTTCGAAAATAATATACACGAAAAACATGACGCTCTGAAATCTATATTTGGACAAGATAGAACCCATTTAGATAACAAACCTAAACGACATTTTAGCCATATGAATTGGAATGAAATGAGATTGTATGCTAATCAATATGGTGCAAAACATTCAAGAACTAACAAATTTGGAATGAATGATAAATATTGGAGTTTATTACAGCAACAACGTAAAAGATACAATCGAGATTATGAGTTCAATAAGCAATCAAAAGAATTTAGTGATTTACAATTGTTAATTGATACATTGAAAGAAGTAAAAGCAGATCCATTATTTATCGTCATTCCAGCAAATGGAAAATGGTATGATCATATTAATGTTGATAAAGCGAAAAGAGAAGCTGTTTATCGCAAGATTAATACAATGGTAACTTCGAATAATATGAAAATATATGACATAACAGACAAAGAATATGAACCATACGTCATTACAGATGCAGTTCATATAGGTTGGAAAGGTTGGGTCTATATTAATGAACAAATGATCAATCATATAAATGGAACTTGTAATCATAAAGTGAGTAGACAATATCATTAA
- the dltC gene encoding D-alanine--poly(phosphoribitol) ligase subunit 2, giving the protein MNFEERVLNILADVAENDIVKENPDIEIFEEGIIDSFATVGLLLEIQNNLDIDVTITDFDRDEWATPNKIIKVLKDLQ; this is encoded by the coding sequence ATGAATTTTGAAGAAAGAGTTTTAAATATATTAGCTGATGTCGCTGAAAATGATATCGTCAAAGAAAATCCTGATATCGAAATATTTGAAGAAGGGATTATTGATTCGTTTGCCACAGTTGGCTTGTTGTTAGAAATTCAGAATAATTTAGACATTGATGTTACGATTACTGATTTTGATAGAGATGAGTGGGCGACACCAAATAAAATTATAAAAGTGCTTAAGGACTTACAATGA